Below is a genomic region from Isosphaeraceae bacterium EP7.
GCCCAGGGGTTTGCCGCGCTGCTCTGCGGCTGCGGGGCCCTGGTGGCGGCGCTCGGCCCGCTGGTCGGGGTGGTGGCGACGCGGACGGCGCTGAGCACGGCGCGGCGATTCGCCGACGGCCAGCTCATCCCCGGGGTGGTCGTCTCCACAAAACCGCTGGTGGTGATGGCGCTGGCCGACCTGGGCATCGGCCGCCAGGGCGAGGAGTTCGCGCTGGGGAGGCTGAGGCCGAGCACGCTGCCGTCGGAGCCGCACGAGCCCGGGACGCGCATCGCCTGCCTGGCGAGGGTCGCCGCGGAGGGGCACGGGCATTACCTCTGGTTCACCCCGCACCCGATCTGCTGGGGGACCGGCGAGTCCTTCGAGCTGAAACGATGCCTCGACCGCCTGGGTGAGGCCCCCTTCCGGCGGCTGGAGGCCCTGCTGAGACGCGGACCCGTGCCGCAGCAGGACCAGGAGATCGTGGTGCTCGACGCCGCCGACAAGGTGCTCGACATCCGCCATTACTGGCAGGCCGTCGCCTCAGCCCAGGACGAGAAGCGGGCCTGAGCCCCCGGGCCCCTCGATCGATCTCTTGCAAGGCCGCGGCGCGTCTCACGGAGCGCGCCGCGGTTTTTCGCTTGACAGCGCCTTCGGTCCCGCTACCCTGTTATGCGTGGTAGCGATGGCTGGGGGCGAGGACGCATGCTTCCTTGGGAGACGCAACTGCGCAAGGGGGTGGTCGAGCTGGCGGTGCTGGCCTCGATCGCCCGCGGCGAGACGTACGGGTATCGGATCGTGGAGGCGTTGCGCAGCCACCCCGGCCTGGAATTCACCGAGAGCACGGTGTACCCGGTGCTGACGAGGCTGGCGCGTGACGGGTTCCTGGCGGTCCGCACGGCGCCATCGCCGAGCGGCCCGACCAGGCAGTATTACCGCCTGACGGACGAAGGGCGGGCGAGGCTGGACGAGATGGCCGGGCGCTGGCGGACGGTGGCCGGTTCGATCGAGGCATTCCTGCGAGGGGCCCACGAATGACGGTGACGGCAATGCGACTGGACGACGCGCTGCAAGCCCTGGTGGACGCCCGGCTCGACACCATCGACCGGATGCTGATGGGCCACCTGCCCAGGCGCGACCGCCTGGCGATCGTGCAGGACGTGGAGGGTCAGATTGATGAGATGCTCGACGGGTTGGGGACAGAGGGGGTGACCCGCGAGGCTTTGATGTCGATCTTGGCCCGGCTGGATCCGCCCGAGGCTTATATTCCCGAGCCTGAGGGTCGAGAGATGGTCGTTCCGCCGCGTCGGGTGAGCATGCCGGCGGACCTGGGAGT
It encodes:
- a CDS encoding DUF3239 domain-containing protein, with the protein product MSAEFQVPFRYRVSSAASPSPGVRPRFWRGLRHDPWQRLGVMAVALLPVLGLAMIGAGMLLWQSARGIKAQGFAALLCGCGALVAALGPLVGVVATRTALSTARRFADGQLIPGVVVSTKPLVVMALADLGIGRQGEEFALGRLRPSTLPSEPHEPGTRIACLARVAAEGHGHYLWFTPHPICWGTGESFELKRCLDRLGEAPFRRLEALLRRGPVPQQDQEIVVLDAADKVLDIRHYWQAVASAQDEKRA
- a CDS encoding PadR family transcriptional regulator, producing the protein MLPWETQLRKGVVELAVLASIARGETYGYRIVEALRSHPGLEFTESTVYPVLTRLARDGFLAVRTAPSPSGPTRQYYRLTDEGRARLDEMAGRWRTVAGSIEAFLRGAHE